A stretch of the Clostridiales bacterium genome encodes the following:
- the proC gene encoding pyrroline-5-carboxylate reductase — MIQQIGMIGTGNMGSAILRGIVEARYIRSSMITAFDASSKRMRELEEDIPGVCLAADCREVAEKSDLIILAVKPIYVQEVIDEIHPYVNGKSVLSIAAGWTVSMLSKALENSGAAYMRVMPNTPALVGEGMTALCDDSTFSREDFDYVKGIFDSIGKTRILPERLFDGVTAISGSSPAYVYMMIEAMADAGVREGLPRVYAYEMAAQSVLGSALMVLSSGTHPAALKDAVCSPGGTTIEAVEELERKGFRAAIMDAMKACAEKSRELSKS, encoded by the coding sequence ATGATTCAGCAAATCGGCATGATCGGTACGGGCAATATGGGCTCCGCCATTCTCCGCGGCATTGTGGAAGCAAGATATATCCGTTCATCCATGATCACCGCATTTGACGCGAGCAGCAAGCGGATGCGTGAACTGGAAGAAGATATTCCGGGCGTCTGCCTGGCCGCCGACTGCCGGGAGGTTGCTGAGAAATCCGACCTGATTATCCTGGCGGTCAAACCGATCTACGTCCAGGAAGTCATTGATGAAATCCATCCGTACGTCAACGGAAAATCTGTGCTGAGTATTGCGGCCGGCTGGACAGTCAGCATGCTTTCCAAGGCCCTGGAAAACTCCGGAGCGGCTTACATGCGCGTGATGCCGAACACACCGGCCCTGGTGGGGGAAGGCATGACCGCCCTCTGTGATGATTCCACTTTCTCCCGCGAAGACTTTGATTACGTCAAGGGCATTTTTGATTCCATCGGCAAGACGAGAATCCTGCCCGAACGCCTGTTTGACGGTGTGACCGCCATCAGCGGCAGCAGTCCCGCCTATGTATATATGATGATTGAAGCCATGGCAGATGCGGGCGTGCGGGAAGGCCTTCCGCGCGTTTATGCATACGAAATGGCCGCACAAAGCGTACTGGGAAGCGCCCTGATGGTATTGTCTTCCGGCACCCATCCCGCCGCGCTGAAGGATGCTGTCTGCTCTCCCGGCGGAACGACAATCGAAGCCGTGGAGGAACTGGAGCGCAAGGGATTCCGCGCGGCCATCATGGACGCCATGAAAGCATGTGCCGAAAAAAGCCGGGAATTGTCCAAATCGTAA
- the hslV gene encoding ATP-dependent protease subunit HslV yields the protein MSSVFKGTTICAVRKNGQIAIAGDGQVTMGENTIFKTSAKKVRRLFNGQVVAGFAGSVADAFTLCEKFEEKLQQCSGNLEKAAVQLAQTWRGDQAMRHLESMLIVADHDHLLILSGTGEVIDPDEGIAAIGSGGNYALAAARALVQNTDLSAAEIAEKSLRIAASICVFTNDHIIVETL from the coding sequence ATGAGCAGCGTTTTCAAGGGAACTACCATCTGTGCCGTCCGCAAAAACGGGCAGATCGCCATCGCAGGCGACGGTCAGGTCACCATGGGGGAGAATACAATCTTTAAAACCTCCGCCAAAAAAGTCCGCCGCTTGTTCAATGGACAGGTTGTTGCCGGATTTGCCGGCAGCGTAGCCGATGCTTTCACGCTTTGTGAAAAATTCGAGGAAAAGCTGCAGCAGTGCAGCGGCAACCTGGAAAAGGCAGCTGTCCAGCTGGCTCAGACCTGGCGCGGCGATCAGGCTATGCGCCATCTTGAATCCATGCTGATCGTGGCAGATCATGACCATCTGCTGATCCTCAGCGGTACCGGTGAGGTGATTGATCCGGATGAGGGCATTGCCGCGATCGGATCCGGCGGAAATTACGCCCTGGCTGCTGCCCGGGCGCTGGTGCAGAACACTGATCTTTCCGCCGCTGAAATTGCGGAAAAATCGCTCCGGATCGCAGCCAGCATCTGTGTCTTTACAAATGACCATATCATTGTCGAAACGCTGTAA
- the trmFO gene encoding methylenetetrahydrofolate--tRNA-(uracil(54)-C(5))-methyltransferase (FADH(2)-oxidizing) TrmFO, whose translation MSELHATVIGAGLAGSEAAWQLVRKGIPVTIVEMKPVQQTPAHHTEYFAELVCSNSFRGSRLSSAVGLLKEEMRCMGSLIMQCADDNQVPAGDALAVDREGFSRQVTETLLRHPLVTLEKREASEIPDGPVIIATGPLTSPVMADAIQSLPGLDTLNFYDAAAPIVLRESLDESRMFRLSRYGRGDDYLNCPFTEEEYNRFIDALLTAETAEVHGFEETRVFEGCMPIESMARRGRMVPAFGPMKPVGLRDPRTGKEPFAVVQLRQDDAGETMYNIVGFQTRLKFGEQKRVFGLIPGLENAVFSRYGVMHRNTFLKSPGFLNSRFEMIHRPMCYFAGQMTGVEGYVESAASGLVAGRSLADQLLGREPLELPGFTALGAMGRYVSTPNSSFQPMNCTFGLIDPLPVIPGAKKIRDKKERYEAISDRALRYIRSIDQ comes from the coding sequence ATGAGTGAGCTTCATGCCACGGTGATCGGCGCCGGGCTTGCCGGCAGTGAAGCAGCCTGGCAGCTTGTCCGGAAAGGGATTCCGGTTACAATTGTTGAAATGAAGCCGGTGCAGCAAACCCCGGCGCACCATACGGAATACTTTGCGGAACTGGTATGTTCCAACAGTTTCCGCGGAAGCCGCCTGTCCAGTGCCGTCGGTCTCCTCAAAGAGGAAATGCGGTGCATGGGCTCCCTGATCATGCAGTGCGCGGATGACAACCAGGTACCGGCCGGTGACGCGCTGGCTGTGGACCGGGAAGGTTTTTCCCGCCAGGTAACAGAAACCCTTCTCCGTCATCCGCTTGTCACCCTGGAGAAGCGGGAAGCATCTGAAATTCCGGACGGTCCTGTCATCATTGCCACCGGTCCACTGACCAGTCCGGTTATGGCGGATGCCATCCAGTCCCTCCCGGGCCTGGATACCCTGAATTTCTACGATGCTGCCGCTCCGATCGTCCTTCGGGAATCCCTGGATGAAAGCAGGATGTTCCGTCTCAGCCGCTACGGGCGGGGAGACGATTACCTGAACTGTCCGTTTACCGAAGAGGAATACAACCGGTTTATTGACGCGCTGCTGACAGCCGAAACAGCGGAAGTCCACGGTTTTGAGGAAACCCGGGTATTTGAAGGCTGTATGCCGATTGAAAGCATGGCCCGCCGCGGACGAATGGTACCGGCCTTCGGACCGATGAAGCCCGTCGGCCTCCGGGATCCGCGGACCGGAAAAGAACCTTTTGCCGTGGTTCAGCTCCGGCAGGATGACGCCGGGGAAACCATGTACAATATTGTCGGATTCCAGACACGCCTGAAATTCGGGGAACAGAAGCGGGTATTCGGCCTGATTCCCGGACTGGAAAACGCGGTGTTCTCCCGTTACGGTGTCATGCACCGGAATACTTTCCTGAAAAGCCCCGGATTCCTGAACAGCCGTTTTGAAATGATCCACCGGCCGATGTGCTATTTTGCCGGCCAGATGACCGGTGTGGAAGGATATGTGGAAAGCGCCGCCAGCGGGCTTGTTGCCGGCCGCTCCCTTGCCGACCAGCTGCTGGGCCGGGAACCGCTTGAACTGCCCGGATTCACCGCTCTCGGCGCCATGGGACGATATGTTTCCACACCGAATTCCAGCTTCCAGCCGATGAACTGTACATTCGGCCTGATTGATCCGCTTCCCGTGATCCCCGGGGCAAAGAAAATCCGCGACAAAAAAGAACGATACGAAGCCATTTCCGACAGAGCGCTCCGGTATATCCGGAGTATTGACCAGTAA
- the topA gene encoding type I DNA topoisomerase translates to MATAKQKLIIVESPAKAKTIGRYLGKGYKVEASQGHVCDLPKSQLGVDPDHDFDLKYITIRGRGDILSRIRKEAKNASQIYFATDPDREGEAISWHLYHVLGVDENKACRIEFNEVTKKAVQAAIKHPRQLDMGRIDAQQARRALDRLVGYKISPLLWAKVKKGLSAGRVQSVATRMVVDRENEINAFIPEEYWDISAKCAIRTGKKDQLFTARLATVDGSKVQVHNEEQASEIRKLIEKDSFIISDVKTKEKKRMPAPPFTTSSLQQEAGRKLSFTTSRTMQVVQQLYEGIDLEGEGTQGLVTYIRTDSVRISDDALDAVRAFIPVKYGPEYLPEEKNEFKGRKNAQDAHEAIRPTDVTRTPESIKASLNREQFMLYRLIYNRFVASQMAPAAYQTMTAEISGKRIGLRFYGEHKTFAGFTALYEEGTDDAVNSVEMTLPVLESGLKVTIQDIISDQHFTQPPSRYTEASLVRTLEENGIGRPSTYAPTISTIISRGYVSREKKRLYPTELGIMVTDMMEKYFAEIVDTEFTANMETRLDQVEEGNADWKQILREFYPGFQKTLAVAEKEIEKIEVKDEVSDVPCDQCGAMMVYKMGRFGKFLACPNFPDCRNTKPLLTYIDASCPKCGKRLLEKISRKSRKFYGCEGYPECDFVSWDKPVSEKCPQCGSYMVEKRNNRGELIHLCSNENCRFKTVVSEAEGDLNE, encoded by the coding sequence ATGGCAACGGCAAAACAGAAACTGATTATTGTGGAATCTCCCGCCAAGGCAAAGACAATCGGGCGGTACCTGGGAAAGGGATATAAAGTGGAAGCCTCCCAGGGGCATGTATGCGACCTGCCCAAAAGCCAGCTGGGTGTGGATCCCGATCATGACTTTGATCTGAAATATATCACAATCCGCGGCCGCGGAGATATCCTGAGCCGTATCCGCAAGGAAGCCAAAAACGCTTCCCAGATCTATTTCGCGACAGACCCTGACCGCGAAGGGGAAGCCATCAGCTGGCACCTTTACCATGTCCTGGGTGTCGATGAAAACAAGGCCTGCCGGATTGAATTCAATGAAGTGACAAAGAAAGCCGTCCAGGCTGCCATCAAGCATCCCCGCCAGCTGGATATGGGACGCATTGACGCCCAGCAGGCCCGCCGGGCTCTGGACCGGCTGGTCGGTTACAAAATCAGCCCGCTTCTCTGGGCAAAAGTCAAAAAGGGATTGTCTGCCGGCCGTGTACAGAGTGTCGCGACGCGGATGGTTGTGGACCGTGAAAATGAGATCAACGCTTTCATTCCCGAGGAATACTGGGATATTTCCGCAAAATGCGCCATCCGCACCGGAAAGAAAGACCAGCTGTTCACCGCACGCCTTGCGACCGTGGACGGGAGCAAAGTCCAGGTCCACAATGAGGAACAGGCTTCCGAAATCAGAAAGCTGATTGAGAAGGACAGCTTTATCATTTCCGATGTAAAAACCAAGGAAAAGAAAAGAATGCCGGCGCCGCCGTTCACCACTTCCAGCCTGCAGCAGGAAGCCGGCCGCAAGCTGAGCTTCACCACTTCCAGAACCATGCAGGTTGTACAGCAGCTGTATGAGGGCATTGACCTGGAAGGCGAGGGAACCCAGGGCCTTGTAACCTACATTCGTACCGACAGCGTCCGTATCAGCGATGACGCCCTGGATGCCGTCCGTGCCTTTATCCCGGTGAAGTATGGGCCTGAATACCTTCCGGAAGAAAAGAATGAATTCAAAGGCCGTAAAAATGCGCAGGATGCCCATGAGGCCATCCGGCCGACCGATGTGACCCGGACACCGGAATCCATCAAGGCATCCCTGAACCGGGAACAATTCATGCTGTACCGGCTGATTTACAACCGTTTTGTTGCCAGCCAGATGGCGCCAGCGGCCTATCAGACCATGACTGCCGAGATTTCCGGCAAGCGGATCGGCCTGCGCTTCTATGGCGAGCATAAAACATTTGCCGGTTTCACTGCCCTTTACGAAGAAGGAACCGACGATGCCGTCAATTCCGTGGAAATGACTCTTCCGGTGCTGGAAAGCGGCCTGAAAGTCACAATCCAGGATATCATCAGCGACCAGCACTTTACCCAGCCGCCGAGCCGCTATACGGAAGCCAGCCTGGTCCGGACGCTGGAAGAGAATGGAATCGGCCGTCCGTCCACATATGCGCCGACGATCTCCACCATCATCTCCCGCGGCTATGTTTCCCGGGAGAAAAAGCGCCTGTATCCGACTGAGCTTGGCATCATGGTTACCGATATGATGGAAAAGTATTTTGCCGAGATCGTGGATACGGAATTTACCGCCAATATGGAGACCCGGCTGGACCAGGTCGAAGAGGGAAATGCCGACTGGAAACAGATTCTTCGTGAATTCTATCCGGGTTTCCAGAAAACGCTGGCGGTCGCCGAAAAGGAAATTGAAAAGATTGAAGTCAAGGACGAAGTCAGCGATGTCCCCTGTGACCAGTGCGGTGCAATGATGGTCTACAAGATGGGGCGTTTCGGGAAATTCCTGGCCTGCCCGAATTTCCCGGACTGCCGGAATACCAAACCCCTGCTGACATATATTGATGCCTCCTGCCCGAAGTGCGGGAAACGCCTGCTGGAAAAAATCAGCCGAAAAAGCCGCAAGTTCTATGGCTGCGAAGGATATCCGGAATGCGATTTTGTCAGCTGGGACAAACCGGTTTCCGAGAAATGCCCGCAATGCGGATCCTATATGGTGGAAAAGCGAAATAACCGCGGGGAACTGATTCATCTTTGTTCCAATGAGAACTGCCGCTTCAAAACAGTGGTCAGTGAAGCAGAGGGCGATCTGAATGAGTGA
- the rnhA gene encoding ribonuclease HI — protein MKKVNIYTDGACSGNPGPGGWAAILEFGPHRKEISGYMAGTTNNRMELFAAISGLGALKEPCEVTLYSDSNYLVQAFNDHWIEGWKSRGWKTSNGTAVENQDLWFILMAQTKKHHVTFVKVKGHSDHPENNRCDELARAAIDEYRKTYPEPEQTAAENK, from the coding sequence ATGAAGAAGGTTAACATATATACAGACGGTGCCTGCAGCGGCAATCCCGGCCCCGGCGGCTGGGCTGCCATTCTGGAATTCGGCCCGCACCGGAAGGAAATCAGCGGTTATATGGCCGGAACCACCAATAACCGGATGGAACTGTTCGCCGCTATCAGCGGCCTCGGTGCGCTCAAGGAGCCCTGTGAGGTAACCCTGTATTCCGATAGCAACTATCTTGTACAGGCCTTCAATGACCACTGGATTGAAGGCTGGAAAAGCCGGGGCTGGAAAACCAGCAACGGGACTGCAGTGGAAAACCAGGACCTCTGGTTTATCCTGATGGCCCAGACAAAAAAACATCATGTTACGTTTGTCAAAGTCAAGGGTCACTCGGATCATCCGGAAAACAACCGCTGTGATGAGCTGGCCCGTGCTGCGATTGACGAATACCGGAAAACCTATCCGGAGCCCGAGCAAACCGCTGCCGAAAACAAATGA
- a CDS encoding tyrosine-type recombinase/integrase produces the protein MTEHHPHAAPSFKEQSDAKRILQIREIIRELPQACSDFIRSIAVTTGTFTRLAYAIDLRTFFNFLHTERVAFADKPIRLLEDSDLEKLTRNDITAYTEYLTYYLKDTDDDSVPNKAFVNHDLSIKRKLCSIRSFYDYLFKNQRISSNVTELVPLPKIHEKPIIRLSRDEMSRILSVSQTGEALSKGQQKFQKITAKRDFAMLSLFLGTGIRVSECVGIDLNDLDMENNAFLVTRKGGNQVVLYFPPEVADALGEYLDERMQIEPLPGHENALFLSLQRKRITQRAVQNLVKKYAAVAAPLKQKISPHKLRSTYATNLYQETSDIYLVADVLGHTSVDTTRKHYADMTDARRRMAARHVHLPGDPEFSTRKDDDE, from the coding sequence ATGACAGAACACCATCCGCACGCTGCTCCTTCCTTCAAGGAACAATCCGATGCAAAGCGGATTCTCCAGATTCGCGAAATCATCCGTGAGCTTCCTCAGGCTTGCTCTGATTTCATCCGTTCGATTGCTGTAACGACCGGAACATTTACCCGCCTCGCTTATGCGATCGATCTGCGCACGTTTTTCAACTTCCTGCACACCGAACGCGTCGCGTTTGCTGATAAACCAATCCGGCTTCTGGAAGACTCAGATCTTGAAAAACTGACCCGGAACGATATCACCGCCTACACCGAGTACCTGACCTACTACCTGAAAGATACAGACGATGATTCGGTACCTAATAAAGCATTCGTCAATCATGATCTGTCCATCAAGCGGAAACTTTGCTCCATCCGTTCCTTTTATGATTACCTTTTCAAGAACCAGCGGATTTCTTCCAATGTCACGGAGCTCGTTCCCCTGCCGAAAATCCATGAAAAACCGATTATCCGCCTTTCCCGGGATGAGATGAGCCGGATCCTGTCAGTTTCCCAGACCGGTGAAGCCCTGAGCAAAGGACAGCAGAAATTCCAGAAAATCACGGCCAAACGCGATTTTGCCATGCTTTCCCTTTTCCTGGGCACCGGAATCCGTGTCAGTGAATGTGTCGGAATCGACCTGAACGACCTGGATATGGAAAACAACGCTTTCCTGGTCACACGGAAAGGCGGCAATCAGGTGGTGCTTTACTTCCCTCCTGAAGTCGCTGATGCTCTCGGCGAATACTTGGATGAACGGATGCAGATTGAACCGCTGCCGGGCCATGAAAATGCGCTGTTCCTCAGCCTGCAGCGGAAAAGAATCACCCAGCGTGCTGTTCAGAACCTGGTGAAAAAATATGCCGCTGTCGCGGCGCCGCTGAAACAGAAGATCAGTCCGCACAAGCTTCGCAGCACATATGCCACCAATCTGTACCAGGAAACCAGCGATATCTATCTGGTTGCGGATGTGCTGGGCCACACCTCCGTGGATACCACCCGGAAGCATTACGCAGATATGACAGACGCGCGGCGCAGAATGGCCGCACGTCATGTTCACCTGCCCGGAGATCCGGAGTTCTCCACCCGCAAAGACGATGACGAATAA
- the dprA gene encoding DNA-processing protein DprA — protein sequence MMNDAAIETAYLAWIADQQIPADVLLAVIREYRTGEAVFHAVTEGDPHLDEMIRPDVISRMRASGTRENLRRLYDLTVQHRILSVTAVNDSFPAVLSEIPDPVSILFYRGDLSCLQKRKIAMVGSRHASYAGLKAAETIARELSSSGIAVISGFANGIDTACHEGCLKGGAPTIAVLGCGLDQSYPAANSGLRKRLLENGGLLISEFSPGQPPLSYHFPYRNRIISGLGDAVILMEARIRSGSLVTVSHALNQGKEVFVYPGDPSSPYSEGNRQLLREGATYFTTARDILADMNWLDNPPDEVHNSDCSVLSKARTGTETAVLNCLLPGPRSFDQLSDACGLPPAELLSVLTMLQIRGMVESVPGKKYQIIQ from the coding sequence ATGATGAATGATGCCGCCATTGAAACCGCATACCTGGCATGGATTGCGGACCAGCAGATTCCGGCAGATGTGCTGCTGGCGGTTATCCGGGAGTACCGGACCGGAGAGGCTGTTTTCCATGCAGTCACAGAAGGCGACCCGCATCTCGATGAAATGATCCGTCCCGATGTGATCAGCCGGATGAGAGCTTCCGGAACCCGTGAGAACCTCCGCCGGCTGTATGACCTGACCGTTCAGCACCGGATCCTGTCCGTAACCGCCGTGAATGACTCTTTTCCGGCTGTTCTGTCCGAAATTCCGGATCCTGTTTCCATTCTTTTCTACCGGGGAGATCTTTCCTGCCTGCAAAAGCGGAAAATCGCGATGGTCGGATCCCGGCATGCTTCCTATGCGGGGCTGAAGGCAGCAGAGACCATTGCCCGGGAACTGAGCAGCAGCGGGATTGCCGTCATCAGCGGATTCGCAAACGGGATTGATACGGCCTGCCATGAAGGCTGCCTGAAAGGCGGGGCGCCGACCATTGCCGTTCTCGGCTGCGGACTGGATCAGTCTTACCCGGCTGCCAACAGCGGTCTCCGGAAGCGGCTGCTGGAAAACGGCGGACTGCTGATCAGCGAGTTTTCTCCCGGCCAGCCGCCCCTGTCATACCATTTCCCATACCGCAACCGGATCATCTCCGGGCTGGGGGATGCGGTCATCCTGATGGAGGCCCGGATCAGGAGCGGAAGCCTGGTAACCGTCAGCCATGCGCTGAACCAGGGAAAGGAAGTTTTTGTCTATCCGGGCGACCCCTCATCCCCGTATTCGGAAGGAAACCGACAGCTTCTGAGGGAGGGCGCCACCTATTTCACCACTGCCCGCGATATCCTGGCCGATATGAATTGGCTTGACAATCCGCCGGATGAAGTGCACAATAGCGATTGCTCCGTACTCTCAAAGGCGCGGACAGGAACGGAGACAGCCGTGCTGAACTGCCTTCTGCCCGGTCCCCGGAGTTTTGACCAGCTTTCTGACGCATGCGGGCTTCCGCCCGCCGAACTGCTCAGTGTTCTGACAATGCTGCAGATCCGCGGAATGGTTGAATCCGTTCCCGGAAAAAAATATCAGATCATTCAATAA
- the hslU gene encoding ATP-dependent protease ATPase subunit HslU has protein sequence MNQQLTPRQIVHELDRFIVGQDEAKKAVAIALRNRYRRSRVEESLRDEIIPKNILMIGPTGVGKTEIARRLAKLVNAPFIKVEATKFTEVGYVGRDVESIIRDLTENAVRLVQKEHKERVLPRARVLAEERLSELLAHPPKKSNAGNPLDFLLGRQKESQPTDEEAVALARKKEEIRQQLMRGEIEDLELDLEVEEEAPTLEVGGSSISLGDMMGNMMPKRTRIRHVKVREARKIITDQEASRLIDNDAVQEEAISRTEQNGIVFIDEIDKIAGSNGGHGPDVSREGVQRDILPIVEGCTVNTKYGAVKTDFMLFIAAGAFHVSKVSDLIPELQGRFPVHVHLQSLSKEDFRQILTTPENALTKQYKALLEVDRVLLTFDESAIDAIATAACNANDNSEDIGARRLHAIFEQLLEDVSFNAGDENMPPFELKIDGDYVNAHLKGENKPMDIKKYIL, from the coding sequence ATGAACCAGCAGCTTACCCCCCGCCAGATTGTCCATGAGCTGGACCGTTTTATTGTCGGCCAGGATGAAGCCAAGAAGGCGGTCGCAATCGCCCTGCGGAACAGATACCGCAGAAGCCGTGTGGAAGAATCCCTCCGGGATGAAATCATACCGAAGAATATCCTGATGATCGGCCCGACAGGCGTCGGCAAAACCGAAATTGCCCGCCGGCTTGCCAAGCTGGTTAACGCGCCGTTTATCAAAGTGGAAGCAACCAAGTTTACCGAAGTCGGCTATGTCGGCCGTGATGTGGAAAGCATTATCCGCGATCTGACGGAGAATGCCGTACGCCTCGTGCAGAAGGAGCATAAGGAACGCGTCCTCCCGAGAGCCCGTGTGCTGGCTGAAGAACGCCTTTCCGAACTGCTTGCCCATCCGCCGAAAAAAAGCAATGCAGGCAATCCGCTTGATTTCCTGCTTGGCCGTCAGAAGGAATCCCAGCCGACTGACGAGGAAGCGGTTGCGCTGGCCCGAAAAAAAGAGGAAATCCGCCAGCAGCTGATGCGGGGAGAAATCGAAGACCTGGAACTGGACCTTGAGGTGGAGGAGGAAGCCCCGACGCTGGAAGTCGGCGGCAGCAGCATCAGCCTTGGAGACATGATGGGGAATATGATGCCCAAGCGCACCCGCATCCGCCATGTGAAGGTCCGTGAAGCCCGCAAGATCATCACCGACCAGGAAGCCTCCCGCCTGATTGACAATGACGCTGTACAGGAAGAGGCAATCTCCCGGACGGAACAGAACGGTATCGTCTTTATTGATGAAATTGACAAGATCGCCGGCAGCAATGGCGGACACGGCCCGGATGTCAGCCGGGAAGGCGTACAGCGGGATATCCTGCCGATCGTTGAAGGCTGTACCGTCAACACCAAATACGGCGCTGTCAAAACCGATTTCATGCTGTTTATCGCCGCCGGCGCCTTCCATGTCAGCAAGGTGTCCGACCTGATTCCCGAACTGCAGGGACGTTTCCCGGTGCATGTCCATCTCCAGAGTCTCTCAAAGGAAGACTTCCGCCAGATCCTGACCACACCGGAAAACGCGCTGACAAAGCAGTACAAAGCGCTGCTGGAAGTGGACCGTGTGCTGCTGACATTTGACGAATCCGCGATTGATGCGATCGCAACCGCTGCCTGCAACGCCAATGACAACTCCGAGGATATCGGCGCCCGCCGGCTGCATGCGATCTTCGAGCAGCTCCTGGAGGATGTCTCCTTCAATGCCGGGGATGAAAACATGCCGCCCTTTGAGCTGAAAATCGACGGCGATTATGTCAACGCCCACCTGAAGGGTGAAAACAAACCAATGGATATCAAAAAATACATTCTTTAA
- a CDS encoding NUDIX hydrolase encodes MAEFRWVDAPVPAGMKITQVYAVTLDRDGRVMLRVEKTPDGRTRYSLAGGRPEPFDSGMEDTCRRELLEEVNTEIETPVYIGYQQVDKEDGTPAYAQIRMAALIRKIGIKKPDPDNGRIYDRLMVSAERAAELLDWGDVGTAQVMKARDIICQNYGIRDTGKPEEWV; translated from the coding sequence ATGGCAGAATTCCGATGGGTTGATGCGCCGGTTCCGGCAGGAATGAAAATCACCCAGGTTTATGCAGTCACACTGGACCGGGACGGCCGGGTCATGCTCCGGGTGGAGAAAACACCGGACGGCAGGACGCGGTATTCGCTGGCCGGCGGACGTCCGGAGCCTTTTGACAGTGGAATGGAGGATACATGCCGCCGGGAGCTGCTGGAAGAGGTCAATACGGAAATAGAGACTCCGGTCTATATTGGTTACCAGCAGGTTGATAAGGAAGACGGCACACCGGCTTATGCCCAGATCCGGATGGCGGCGCTGATCCGGAAAATCGGTATCAAAAAGCCGGATCCGGATAATGGCAGGATCTATGACCGCCTGATGGTGTCCGCAGAAAGAGCGGCGGAACTGCTGGACTGGGGCGATGTCGGGACCGCACAGGTTATGAAAGCCCGGGATATCATCTGTCAGAATTATGGGATCAGGGATACCGGGAAACCGGAGGAATGGGTCTGA